A genomic window from Pseudomonas argentinensis includes:
- a CDS encoding DUF2164 domain-containing protein: protein MARLKSPVLTLTPEQESDAVHKLQRFLSARFELQLGSFEVLELLELFSRDIAPHYYNRAVNDAHSLLRERFESLEVDLWALEKD, encoded by the coding sequence ATGGCACGGCTCAAGAGCCCGGTGCTGACGCTCACGCCCGAGCAGGAGAGCGATGCGGTGCACAAGCTGCAGCGCTTTCTGAGCGCGCGCTTCGAACTGCAGCTGGGCTCCTTCGAGGTGCTGGAACTGCTCGAACTGTTCAGCCGCGATATCGCCCCGCATTACTACAACCGAGCGGTCAATGACGCGCACAGCCTGTTGCGCGAGCGCTTCGAAAGTCTCGAAGTCGACCTGTGGGCGCTCGAGAAAGACTGA
- the hisA gene encoding 1-(5-phosphoribosyl)-5-[(5-phosphoribosylamino)methylideneamino]imidazole-4-carboxamide isomerase → MLIIPAIDLKDGACVRLRQGRMEDSTVFSDDPVSMAAKWVEGGCRRLHLVDLNGAFEGQPVNGEVVTAIARRYPTLPIQIGGGIRSLETIEHYVKAGVSYVIIGTKAVKDPQFVTDACKAFPGKVIVGLDAKDGFVATDGWAEVSSVQATDLARRFEADGVSAIVYTDIAKDGMMQGCNVEATAALAAASRIPVIASGGIHNLGDIEKLLLARAPGIVGAITGRAIYEGTLDVAEAQAFCDAAASGKPQAAR, encoded by the coding sequence ATGCTGATTATCCCCGCTATCGACCTCAAGGACGGCGCCTGCGTGCGTCTGCGCCAGGGCCGCATGGAAGACTCCACGGTGTTCTCCGATGACCCGGTGAGCATGGCCGCCAAGTGGGTCGAGGGGGGCTGCCGCCGTCTGCACCTGGTCGACCTCAATGGCGCCTTCGAAGGCCAGCCGGTCAATGGCGAGGTGGTCACCGCCATCGCCAGGCGCTACCCGACCTTGCCGATCCAGATCGGTGGCGGCATCCGCTCGCTGGAAACCATCGAGCACTACGTCAAGGCGGGCGTCAGCTACGTGATCATCGGCACCAAGGCGGTGAAGGATCCGCAATTCGTCACCGACGCCTGCAAGGCCTTCCCGGGCAAGGTCATCGTCGGCCTGGACGCCAAGGACGGTTTCGTCGCCACCGACGGCTGGGCCGAAGTCAGCAGCGTGCAGGCCACCGACCTGGCCAGGCGTTTCGAGGCCGATGGCGTCTCGGCGATCGTCTACACCGATATCGCCAAGGACGGCATGATGCAGGGCTGCAACGTCGAAGCCACCGCCGCGCTGGCGGCCGCCAGCCGCATCCCGGTGATCGCCTCCGGCGGCATCCACAACCTGGGCGATATCGAGAAGTTGCTGCTGGCCCGCGCGCCTGGCATCGTCGGCGCCATCACTGGCCGCGCGATCTACGAAGGCACCCTGGACGTGGCCGAGGCGCAGGCGTTCTGCGATGCAGCTGCAAGCGGCAAGCCACAGGCGGCAAGATAA
- the hisF gene encoding imidazole glycerol phosphate synthase subunit HisF, whose protein sequence is MALAKRIIPCLDVDNGRVVKGVKFENIRDAGDPVEIARRYDEQGADEITFLDITASVDGRDTTLHTVERMASQVFIPLTVGGGVRSVADIRNLLNAGADKVSINTAAVFTPEFVGEAASRFGSQCIVVAIDAKQVSGPGEAPRWEIFTHGGRKPTGLDAVQWAMKMEGLGAGEILLTSMDQDGVKSGYDLGVTRAISEAVGIPVIASGGVGNLQHLADGIIEGKAAAVLAASIFHFGEYTVPEAKAYMASRGIVMR, encoded by the coding sequence ATGGCATTGGCTAAACGCATCATCCCCTGTCTGGACGTGGACAACGGCCGTGTGGTCAAGGGCGTCAAGTTCGAGAACATCCGCGATGCCGGGGACCCGGTGGAGATCGCCCGACGCTACGACGAGCAGGGTGCCGACGAGATCACCTTTCTCGATATCACCGCCAGCGTCGATGGCCGCGACACCACGCTGCACACCGTCGAGCGCATGGCCAGCCAGGTGTTCATCCCGCTGACCGTGGGCGGCGGCGTGCGCAGCGTGGCGGACATCCGCAACCTGCTCAACGCCGGTGCCGACAAGGTGTCGATCAACACCGCCGCGGTGTTCACCCCCGAGTTCGTCGGCGAGGCGGCCTCGCGCTTCGGTTCGCAGTGCATCGTGGTGGCCATCGACGCCAAGCAGGTGTCCGGCCCGGGCGAAGCACCGCGTTGGGAAATCTTCACCCACGGTGGCCGCAAGCCGACCGGGCTGGACGCCGTGCAGTGGGCGATGAAGATGGAAGGGCTAGGCGCCGGCGAAATCCTGCTCACCAGCATGGATCAGGACGGCGTCAAGAGCGGCTATGACCTGGGCGTGACCCGCGCCATCAGCGAGGCGGTCGGCATTCCGGTGATCGCTTCCGGCGGCGTCGGCAACCTGCAGCACCTGGCCGATGGCATCATCGAGGGCAAGGCCGCCGCGGTGCTGGCGGCGAGCATCTTCCACTTCGGCGAGTACACCGTGCCCGAGGCCAAGGCCTATATGGCCAGCCGCGGCATCGTCATGCGCTGA
- a CDS encoding substrate-binding periplasmic protein, with product MCKRLWLAAASALLLMASAARAEIDPNYNVVLLTENFPPYNMAINGKNFAQEDNVDGIAVDVVREMFKRAGIKYSLTLRFPWDRIYKLALEKPDYGVFVTARLPEREALFKWVGPIGPDDWVLLARGDSKLVVNNLQQARQYRIGAYKGDAIAEHLEKEGLQPVTSLRDQENAKKLMAGQIDLWATGDPAGRYLARQEGVSGLKTVLRFNSAQLYLALNKEVPDEVVQKLQSELDKMRAEGIVDSILNSYL from the coding sequence ATGTGCAAACGTCTGTGGTTGGCAGCGGCAAGTGCCCTGCTCTTGATGGCATCGGCGGCACGCGCCGAAATCGACCCGAACTACAACGTGGTGTTGCTGACGGAAAACTTCCCGCCGTACAACATGGCGATCAACGGCAAGAACTTCGCCCAGGAAGACAACGTTGATGGCATCGCCGTCGACGTGGTGCGTGAAATGTTCAAGCGCGCCGGCATCAAGTACAGCCTGACCTTGCGCTTTCCCTGGGATCGCATCTACAAGCTGGCGCTGGAGAAACCCGACTACGGCGTGTTCGTGACCGCGCGCTTGCCCGAGCGCGAGGCGCTGTTCAAGTGGGTCGGCCCCATCGGCCCGGACGACTGGGTGCTGCTGGCCCGCGGTGACAGCAAGCTGGTGGTGAACAACCTGCAGCAGGCCAGGCAGTATCGCATTGGCGCCTACAAGGGCGACGCCATCGCCGAGCACCTCGAGAAGGAGGGCCTGCAGCCCGTGACCTCGCTGCGCGACCAGGAGAATGCCAAGAAGCTGATGGCCGGGCAGATCGACCTGTGGGCCACCGGTGACCCGGCAGGCCGCTACCTGGCGCGCCAGGAAGGCGTCAGCGGGCTGAAGACCGTGCTGCGTTTCAACAGCGCGCAGCTGTATCTGGCCCTCAACAAGGAGGTGCCGGACGAGGTGGTACAGAAGCTGCAATCGGAACTGGACAAGATGCGCGCTGAGGGGATCGTCGACAGTATCCTCAACAGCTATCTTTAG
- a CDS encoding substrate-binding periplasmic protein, protein MLNTLKIIALIGLTLVACATRAELPADYKVVLLTENFPPFNMAVDDKNFARDDGIDGINAEIVREMFKRAGIKYSLTLRFPWDRLYKLTLDKPNYGLFSTTFTPERQPLFKWVGPLAKTGWVLLSAPGNNLTVKSLKDAGQYTVGAYKNDAVSQHLESQGLAPVNALRDQENVKKLTSGKIDLWATTDPVGRYLAKQEGVSGLNTVLRFNEAELYLALNKDTPDEVVQRLQKALDEMRNEGFIDEMTNNYL, encoded by the coding sequence ATGTTGAACACATTGAAGATCATTGCACTAATCGGACTGACCTTGGTTGCTTGTGCGACCCGGGCCGAACTGCCCGCCGATTACAAGGTGGTGCTGCTGACCGAGAACTTCCCGCCGTTCAACATGGCGGTGGACGACAAGAACTTCGCCCGTGACGATGGCATCGACGGTATCAACGCCGAGATCGTCCGCGAGATGTTCAAGCGCGCCGGCATCAAATACAGCCTGACCCTGCGCTTTCCGTGGGATCGCCTGTACAAGCTGACCCTCGACAAGCCCAACTACGGGCTGTTCTCCACCACCTTCACCCCCGAGCGCCAGCCGCTGTTCAAATGGGTTGGCCCGTTGGCCAAGACCGGCTGGGTGCTGCTCTCGGCGCCGGGTAATAACCTGACCGTGAAGAGCCTCAAGGACGCCGGACAGTACACCGTCGGCGCCTACAAGAACGACGCGGTGAGCCAGCACCTGGAAAGCCAGGGCCTGGCGCCGGTCAATGCCCTGCGTGACCAGGAGAACGTCAAGAAGCTCACCAGTGGCAAGATCGACCTGTGGGCCACCACCGACCCGGTCGGCCGTTACCTGGCCAAGCAGGAGGGCGTCAGCGGGCTGAATACCGTGCTGCGCTTCAACGAGGCGGAGCTGTACCTGGCCTTGAACAAGGACACCCCGGACGAGGTGGTGCAGCGCCTGCAAAAGGCCCTCGACGAGATGCGTAACGAAGGCTTCATCGACGAGATGACCAACAACTACCTGTAA
- a CDS encoding S41 family peptidase, with protein sequence MPHLSRLTSLALAIALLGGAPVLHADQAPISPPPAADQNAAPLPLDELRTFAEVMDRIKAAYVEPVTDKELLENAIKGMLSNLDPHSAYLDPKAFAELQESTSGEFGGLGIEVGTEDGFIKVVSPIDDTPASKAGIHPGDLIVKIDGKPTKGQSMMEAVEKMRGKAGSKIVLTLVREGGKPFDVELTRAVIKVTSVRSQMIDPGYGYIRVTQFQVNTGEEVGKALNKLRKENGKKLSGLVLDLRNNPGGVLQSAVEVADHFLKKGLIVYTKGRIPNSELRFSADPLDASEGVPLVVLINGGSASASEIVAGALQDHKRGIVMGTDSFGKGSVQTVLPLNNDRALKITTALYFTPNGRSIQAQGIVPDVEVARAKLTRESDDPSLKEADLQGHLGNGNGGADRPSQGAPGKAARPQDDDYQLSQALNLLKGLNVTRAD encoded by the coding sequence ATGCCGCATCTGTCCCGCCTCACCTCCCTGGCCCTGGCGATTGCCCTGCTCGGTGGCGCACCTGTGCTGCATGCCGACCAGGCTCCGATCAGCCCGCCGCCGGCCGCCGACCAGAATGCAGCCCCGCTGCCACTGGACGAGCTGCGCACCTTCGCCGAGGTGATGGACCGCATCAAGGCCGCCTACGTCGAGCCGGTCACCGACAAGGAACTGCTGGAGAACGCCATCAAGGGCATGCTCAGCAACCTCGACCCGCATTCGGCCTACCTCGACCCGAAAGCCTTCGCCGAGCTGCAGGAAAGCACCAGCGGTGAGTTCGGCGGCCTGGGTATCGAAGTGGGCACCGAAGACGGCTTCATCAAGGTGGTTTCGCCCATCGATGACACGCCGGCCTCCAAGGCCGGCATCCACCCCGGCGACCTGATCGTCAAGATCGATGGCAAGCCCACCAAGGGCCAGTCGATGATGGAAGCCGTGGAGAAGATGCGCGGCAAGGCCGGCAGCAAGATCGTCCTGACCCTGGTGCGTGAAGGCGGCAAGCCGTTCGACGTCGAGCTGACCCGCGCAGTGATCAAGGTCACCAGCGTGCGCAGTCAGATGATCGACCCGGGCTATGGCTACATCCGCGTCACCCAGTTCCAGGTCAACACCGGCGAGGAAGTCGGCAAGGCCCTGAACAAGCTGCGCAAGGAAAACGGCAAGAAGCTCAGCGGCCTGGTGCTCGACCTGCGCAACAACCCGGGCGGCGTGCTGCAGTCGGCCGTGGAAGTGGCCGACCACTTCCTCAAGAAGGGCCTGATCGTCTACACCAAGGGACGCATCCCCAACTCGGAGCTGCGCTTCTCCGCCGACCCGCTGGACGCCAGCGAAGGCGTGCCGCTGGTGGTACTGATCAACGGCGGCAGCGCCTCGGCCTCGGAGATCGTCGCCGGCGCCCTGCAGGACCACAAGCGTGGCATCGTCATGGGCACCGACAGCTTCGGCAAGGGCTCGGTACAGACCGTGCTGCCGCTGAACAACGACCGCGCCCTGAAGATCACCACCGCGCTGTACTTCACGCCCAACGGCCGCTCCATCCAGGCCCAGGGCATCGTCCCGGACGTCGAGGTGGCGCGCGCCAAGCTGACCCGCGAAAGCGACGACCCAAGCCTCAAGGAAGCCGACCTGCAAGGTCACCTGGGCAACGGCAACGGCGGCGCCGACCGGCCAAGCCAGGGCGCACCCGGCAAGGCGGCCCGCCCGCAGGACGACGACTACCAGCTGAGCCAGGCCCTGAACCTGCTCAAGGGCCTGAACGTCACCCGCGCCGACTAA
- a CDS encoding murein hydrolase activator EnvC family protein produces the protein MLRVLTFILMTSLLAPAFADQKADTQKQLDAARADVAELKKLLEQLQQEKSGVQKQLKTTETEMGELENQVKGLREELQESEEELKRLDQEKKKLQGARLEQQRLIGIQARAAYQGGRQEYIKLLLNQQNPEKFSRTLTYYDYLAEARMAQLTAFNETLRQLANVEQDISHHQQQLQAQKGELDSRSAQLAEVRKERQQALAKLNKDYAARDQRLRAREQEQAELGRVLRTIEQTLARQAREAEAQRQRELAAAREKPSTPAATGKRAESAPLVSSGATYGGPFANAKGKLPWPVNGRLVARYGTPRGEDARTKWDGVLIGATAGSQVRAVHGGRVVFADWLRGSGLLVILDHGNGYLTLYGHNQSLLKDAGDIVKAGDPIATVGTSGGQDTPALYFAIRQQGRASDPAQWCRAQG, from the coding sequence ATGCTCCGTGTCCTCACCTTTATTCTCATGACCAGCCTGCTGGCACCGGCTTTCGCCGATCAGAAAGCCGACACGCAAAAGCAGCTGGATGCGGCACGCGCCGACGTCGCCGAATTGAAGAAACTGCTGGAGCAGCTGCAGCAGGAAAAGTCCGGCGTGCAGAAACAGCTCAAGACCACCGAAACCGAGATGGGCGAGCTGGAGAACCAGGTCAAGGGCCTGCGCGAAGAGCTGCAGGAAAGCGAAGAAGAGCTCAAGCGCCTCGATCAGGAGAAAAAAAAACTCCAGGGCGCGCGCCTTGAACAGCAACGGCTGATCGGCATCCAGGCCCGCGCGGCCTATCAGGGCGGGCGTCAGGAGTACATCAAGCTACTCCTTAACCAGCAGAACCCGGAAAAATTCTCCCGCACCCTGACCTACTACGATTACCTCGCCGAAGCGCGCATGGCCCAGCTGACGGCCTTCAACGAGACGCTGCGGCAACTGGCCAACGTCGAGCAGGACATCAGCCATCACCAGCAGCAACTGCAGGCGCAGAAAGGCGAGCTGGACAGCCGTAGCGCCCAGCTGGCCGAGGTGCGCAAGGAGCGCCAGCAGGCCTTGGCCAAGCTGAACAAGGATTACGCCGCCCGCGATCAGCGCCTCAGGGCCCGGGAGCAGGAGCAGGCCGAACTCGGCCGCGTGCTCAGGACCATCGAGCAGACCCTGGCCCGCCAGGCCCGCGAAGCCGAGGCGCAGCGCCAGCGCGAACTGGCCGCTGCGCGGGAGAAGCCCAGCACCCCGGCAGCCACCGGCAAGCGCGCCGAAAGCGCTCCGTTGGTCAGCTCCGGCGCTACCTACGGCGGCCCGTTCGCCAACGCCAAGGGCAAGTTGCCCTGGCCCGTCAACGGCCGCCTGGTTGCAAGATATGGAACCCCACGGGGCGAAGACGCTCGGACTAAGTGGGACGGCGTGCTGATCGGCGCCACCGCCGGCAGCCAGGTACGCGCCGTGCATGGCGGTCGCGTGGTGTTCGCAGACTGGTTGCGCGGTTCAGGGCTTCTGGTCATTCTCGACCATGGCAACGGTTACCTGACCCTGTACGGGCACAACCAGAGCCTGCTCAAGGACGCCGGAGACATCGTCAAGGCCGGGGACCCCATCGCCACCGTCGGCACCAGCGGCGGCCAGGACACCCCAGCACTGTATTTCGCGATTCGCCAGCAGGGCCGCGCCAGCGATCCGGCCCAATGGTGTCGGGCGCAAGGATAA
- the gpmI gene encoding 2,3-bisphosphoglycerate-independent phosphoglycerate mutase, which yields MSAAPKPLVLVILDGFGHSDTPEHNAIFAANTPVYDRLRATQPHGLISGSGMDVGLPDGQMGNSEVGHMNLGAGRVVYQDFTRVTKAIRDGEFFENPAITSAVDKAVGAGKAVHILGLLSDGGVHSHQDHLVAMAELAARRGAEKIYLHAFLDGRDTAPKSAQSSIELLDATFARLGKGRIASLIGRYFAMDRDNRWDRVAQAYNLIADGQSQYQADTALAGLQAAYARDESDEFVKATRIGEPVRVEDGDAVVFMNFRADRARELTRAFVEPGFDAFERARVPQTAGFIMLTQYAASIDTPSAFKPEPLVNVFGEYLANNGKTQLRIAETEKYAHVTFFFSGGREEPFPGEERILIPSPNVATYDLQPQMNAPEVTDRIVDAIENQRFDVIVVNYANGDMVGHTGVFEAAVAAVECLDTCMGRIVEALDKVGGEALITADHGNVEQMQDECTGQAHTAHTCEPVPFIYVGKRQVSIREGGVLADVAPTLLTLMGLPIPEEMTGTSIVTLG from the coding sequence AGCACAACGCCATTTTCGCCGCCAACACGCCGGTCTACGACCGCCTGCGCGCCACCCAGCCCCACGGGTTGATTTCCGGCAGTGGCATGGACGTCGGCCTGCCGGACGGGCAGATGGGCAACTCCGAGGTCGGCCACATGAACCTCGGCGCCGGCCGCGTGGTGTATCAGGATTTCACCCGGGTGACCAAGGCGATCCGCGACGGCGAGTTCTTCGAGAACCCGGCCATCACCAGCGCCGTGGACAAGGCGGTGGGCGCCGGCAAGGCCGTGCATATCCTCGGCCTGCTGTCCGATGGCGGCGTGCACAGCCACCAGGATCATCTGGTGGCCATGGCCGAGCTGGCCGCGCGCCGCGGTGCCGAGAAGATCTACCTGCACGCCTTTCTCGACGGCCGTGACACCGCGCCGAAAAGCGCCCAGAGTTCCATCGAACTGCTCGACGCCACCTTCGCCAGGCTCGGCAAGGGCCGCATCGCCTCGCTGATCGGCCGTTACTTCGCCATGGACCGTGACAACCGCTGGGACCGCGTGGCCCAGGCCTACAACCTGATCGCCGACGGCCAGAGCCAGTACCAGGCCGACACCGCCCTGGCCGGCCTGCAAGCCGCCTATGCCCGCGACGAGAGCGACGAGTTCGTGAAAGCCACCCGCATCGGCGAGCCGGTTCGGGTCGAGGATGGCGACGCCGTGGTGTTCATGAACTTCCGCGCCGACCGCGCCCGCGAACTGACCCGCGCCTTCGTCGAGCCGGGCTTCGATGCTTTCGAGCGCGCCCGTGTGCCACAGACCGCCGGCTTCATCATGCTCACCCAATATGCGGCGAGCATCGATACGCCCAGCGCCTTCAAGCCCGAGCCGCTGGTCAACGTGTTCGGCGAGTACCTGGCCAACAACGGCAAGACCCAGCTGCGCATCGCCGAGACCGAGAAATACGCCCACGTCACCTTCTTCTTCTCCGGCGGCCGTGAAGAGCCGTTCCCGGGTGAAGAGCGCATCCTGATCCCCTCGCCGAACGTCGCCACCTACGACCTGCAGCCCCAGATGAACGCCCCCGAGGTGACCGACAGGATCGTCGACGCCATCGAGAACCAGCGCTTCGATGTGATCGTGGTCAACTACGCCAACGGCGACATGGTCGGCCACACCGGCGTGTTCGAGGCGGCGGTCGCGGCGGTGGAATGCCTGGACACCTGCATGGGCCGCATCGTCGAGGCGCTGGACAAGGTCGGTGGCGAAGCGCTGATCACCGCCGACCACGGCAACGTCGAGCAGATGCAGGACGAATGCACCGGCCAGGCGCACACCGCGCACACCTGCGAGCCGGTCCCCTTCATCTATGTCGGCAAGCGCCAGGTGAGCATCCGCGAGGGCGGCGTGCTGGCCGACGTGGCGCCCACCCTGCTGACCCTGATGGGCCTGCCGATTCCAGAGGAAATGACCGGCACCAGCATCGTCACGCTCGGCTGA